The following proteins are encoded in a genomic region of Actinomadura sp. NAK00032:
- a CDS encoding 1,4-alpha-glucan branching protein, with protein sequence MAVIYETTMTPGKLELLTAWLPTQPWYAGPGPAPRLAKAGGFRLDDPDGEVGMEFMVVTDTSGDRPVTYHAPLSYRGAALDGAEEGLVGTSEHGVLGRRWVYDGTRDPVLVAQLLALLQGRAEPQHQTSGGTPDPSVSAHFTEGTASPLAAITAIENGPDGTAITVATEPSGTLTIGVARVLHPHNTATDAQTHVTAPWRTPDGTEHRAPFAVLR encoded by the coding sequence ATGGCAGTCATCTATGAGACGACCATGACGCCCGGGAAGCTGGAGTTGCTCACGGCATGGCTCCCCACGCAGCCCTGGTACGCCGGCCCGGGGCCCGCGCCGCGACTGGCCAAGGCGGGCGGTTTCCGGCTCGACGACCCGGACGGCGAGGTCGGCATGGAGTTCATGGTGGTCACCGACACCTCCGGCGACCGGCCGGTCACCTACCACGCGCCGCTCAGCTACCGGGGCGCGGCGCTGGACGGGGCCGAGGAGGGGCTCGTCGGGACGTCCGAACACGGCGTCCTGGGACGGCGATGGGTCTACGACGGCACCCGTGACCCGGTACTCGTCGCCCAGCTCCTCGCCCTCCTCCAGGGGCGCGCCGAGCCGCAGCACCAGACCAGCGGCGGCACCCCGGACCCGTCCGTCTCGGCGCACTTCACCGAAGGCACCGCCTCGCCCCTGGCCGCGATCACGGCCATCGAGAACGGACCCGACGGTACGGCCATCACGGTGGCGACCGAGCCGAGCGGCACCCTGACGATCGGAGTGGCCCGCGTCCTCCACCCGCACAACACCGCCACCGACGCCCAGACCCACGTGACCGCCCCCTGGCGAACCCCAGACGGCACCGAGCACCGAGCCCCCTTCGCCGTCCTCCGCTGA
- a CDS encoding maleylpyruvate isomerase N-terminal domain-containing protein, protein MDHFSRSWTALRAAVGELSGQDWERSSGCAGWLVRDLVCHLVIDAQDVLITLVTPADGEPTADAVTYWKLVDPPTGDDPLDALIPRLAAAYGDPALLKFHFDDVGSAAGRAAELADPGLRVGTQDMVLTAGDYLSAYVMEWTLHHLDLVAHLPAAAAPPAETLAAARASLETIAGFPFPASFSDTDALLIGTGRRQPTDADKAALGDLATRLPLVLG, encoded by the coding sequence GTGGACCACTTCTCACGCTCGTGGACGGCGCTGCGCGCGGCGGTCGGGGAACTCTCCGGGCAGGACTGGGAGCGGTCGTCCGGCTGCGCGGGATGGCTCGTCCGGGACCTGGTGTGCCACCTGGTCATCGACGCCCAGGACGTGCTGATCACGCTGGTGACGCCCGCCGACGGCGAACCGACCGCCGACGCGGTCACCTACTGGAAGCTCGTCGACCCGCCGACCGGCGACGACCCGCTCGACGCGCTGATCCCGCGGCTCGCCGCCGCCTACGGCGACCCGGCCCTGCTGAAGTTCCACTTCGACGACGTCGGCTCCGCCGCCGGGCGCGCCGCCGAACTCGCCGACCCGGGCCTCCGCGTCGGCACCCAGGACATGGTGCTGACCGCCGGGGACTACCTGTCCGCGTACGTCATGGAGTGGACGCTGCACCACCTCGACCTGGTCGCGCACCTGCCCGCGGCCGCCGCCCCGCCCGCCGAGACCCTCGCCGCGGCACGCGCCTCGCTGGAGACGATCGCCGGGTTCCCGTTCCCGGCCTCCTTCTCCGACACGGACGCCCTCCTGATCGGCACCGGCCGCCGCCAGCCCACGGACGCCGACAAGGCCGCACTGGGCGACCTGGCCACGCGCCTCCCACTCGTCCTCGGCTGA
- a CDS encoding TetR/AcrR family transcriptional regulator, which produces MTEQAGASPRRRRADARRNVDALVTAARTVFDTSGVDAPAKEIADLAGVGVGTLYRHFPLRSDLVIAVVESGIDACAAAARELGAVHEPGEALAEWLRQYTLFLGTKRGLAPALHSGDPAYEALPGYFLEKLTPALTALLGDAAASGAVRDDIGAHDLLYAIANLCMPVPGAGPEYSRRMVDLLIDGLRVPHRGPAR; this is translated from the coding sequence ATGACCGAGCAGGCAGGGGCGTCGCCCCGCCGCCGGCGCGCGGACGCGCGGCGCAACGTGGACGCCCTGGTCACGGCCGCGCGGACGGTCTTCGACACCTCGGGCGTCGACGCGCCCGCCAAGGAGATCGCCGATCTGGCGGGCGTCGGCGTCGGGACGCTCTACCGGCACTTCCCGCTGCGCTCGGACCTCGTCATCGCGGTGGTGGAGAGCGGCATCGACGCCTGCGCGGCCGCCGCGCGGGAACTCGGCGCCGTCCACGAGCCCGGGGAGGCGCTCGCCGAGTGGCTGCGCCAGTACACCCTGTTCCTCGGGACCAAGCGGGGCCTGGCCCCGGCGCTCCACTCGGGCGACCCCGCCTACGAGGCGCTGCCCGGTTACTTCCTGGAGAAGCTCACCCCGGCGCTCACCGCGCTGCTCGGCGACGCGGCGGCGAGCGGCGCGGTCCGCGACGACATCGGCGCCCACGACCTGCTGTACGCCATCGCCAACCTGTGCATGCCCGTGCCCGGAGCGGGCCCCGAGTACAGCAGGCGCATGGTCGACCTGCTCATCGACGGACTGCGCGTCCCGCACCGGGGCCCGGCACGCTGA
- a CDS encoding TetR/AcrR family transcriptional regulator: MSPSRRDRLRESTLAEIREAARRLLTERGSAAVTINAVAREVGMSGPALYHYFSGHEELVQAVTADFFAELGAAMRAARDARAGGTVAARLLATARAMRGWAIAHPAEFGWIFTSPVPSAVTRSPDSARNLAGRDFELVFQEEIAALWKRSPFPVPDDLAPPIREQLHAYRDKLGIELPVEALYVTTSCWIRLYGLLCMEVLNQIGYIYTDVEPIYEECLRDIAATLGLTYEPPS, translated from the coding sequence ATGAGCCCCAGCCGCCGCGACCGGCTCCGGGAGAGCACCCTGGCCGAGATCCGGGAGGCGGCGCGCCGGCTGCTGACCGAGCGGGGCTCCGCCGCCGTGACGATCAACGCGGTCGCCCGCGAGGTGGGGATGAGCGGCCCCGCGCTGTACCACTACTTCTCCGGCCACGAGGAGCTGGTCCAGGCGGTGACCGCCGACTTCTTCGCCGAGCTGGGCGCGGCGATGCGGGCCGCCCGCGACGCCCGGGCCGGCGGGACGGTCGCCGCGCGGCTGCTGGCCACCGCCCGCGCCATGCGGGGGTGGGCGATCGCGCACCCGGCCGAGTTCGGCTGGATCTTCACCAGCCCCGTGCCGTCCGCGGTGACCCGGAGCCCGGACTCGGCCCGCAACCTCGCGGGCCGCGACTTCGAGCTCGTCTTCCAGGAGGAGATCGCGGCCCTGTGGAAGCGGAGCCCGTTCCCCGTCCCGGACGACCTGGCGCCCCCGATCCGCGAGCAGCTGCACGCCTACCGGGACAAGCTGGGCATCGAGCTGCCCGTCGAGGCCCTCTACGTGACCACGTCCTGCTGGATCAGGCTCTACGGGCTGCTGTGCATGGAGGTCCTGAACCAGATCGGCTACATCTACACCGACGTCGAGCCCATCTACGAGGAGTGCCTCCGCGACATCGCCGCGACGCTGGGCCTCACCTACGAACCGCCGAGCTGA
- a CDS encoding siderophore-interacting protein, with product MARNPLSRLVGKYALESTVAETADVTPTMRRIRLVAEAPIPFPYAPGQHVRIQINDPLSVYGLLRPVETLRTYTIWDFDRDARTLELRAHLYDGDGIGLRWARGVRPGDPVTFWWPQGDFFVRDAAFHVFVGDETASAAFGPMLRSLDASARVCGVLESETGELDPPLPGPHRLERVHREGAPAASSALLLDAVARLDLPDGEGAAYVAGEARTCQMVRDHLVRDRGWPRTSIKVKPFWTPGKRGLH from the coding sequence ATGGCCCGTAACCCGCTGAGCCGGCTGGTCGGCAAGTACGCGCTGGAGTCGACGGTCGCCGAGACGGCCGACGTCACGCCGACGATGCGGCGGATCCGGCTGGTCGCCGAGGCGCCGATCCCGTTCCCCTACGCGCCGGGGCAGCACGTCCGGATCCAGATCAACGACCCGCTCTCGGTGTACGGGCTGCTGCGCCCGGTCGAGACCCTGCGCACGTACACGATCTGGGACTTCGACCGGGACGCGCGGACGCTGGAGCTCCGCGCGCACCTGTACGACGGCGACGGCATCGGGCTCAGGTGGGCGCGCGGCGTCCGGCCCGGCGACCCGGTCACCTTCTGGTGGCCGCAGGGGGACTTCTTCGTACGGGACGCCGCCTTCCACGTCTTCGTCGGCGACGAGACCGCGTCCGCCGCCTTCGGGCCCATGTTGCGGAGCCTGGACGCGTCCGCGCGCGTCTGCGGCGTGCTGGAGAGCGAGACCGGCGAACTCGACCCGCCGCTGCCCGGCCCGCACCGGCTGGAGCGCGTGCACCGCGAGGGCGCCCCCGCCGCGTCGTCCGCGCTGCTGCTGGACGCCGTGGCGCGCCTCGACCTGCCCGACGGCGAGGGCGCCGCCTACGTGGCCGGCGAGGCGCGGACCTGCCAGATGGTCCGCGACCACCTGGTCCGCGACCGCGGCTGGCCCCGGACGTCCATCAAGGTCAAGCCCTTCTGGACGCCCGGCAAGCGCGGCCTCCACTGA
- a CDS encoding thymidine phosphorylase, with protein sequence MDAIDVIRAKRDGGALTPAQIDWAVDAYTRGAIAEEQMSALAMAVLLNGMTRAEVARWTEAMIRSGERMDWSALDRPTTDKHSTGGVGDKITLPLAPLVAACGAAVPQLSGRGLGHTGGTLDKLESIPGWKASLSNAEMLDVLRSAGAVICAAGSGLAPADRKLYALRDVTGTVESIPLIASSIMSKKIAEGTGALVLDVKVGSGAFMKTVENARELAETMVAIGTDHGLRTVALLTAMDRPLGNAVGNAVEVAESVEVLAGGGPSDVVELTLTLAREMLAAAGIAGRDPADALKDGSAMDVWRRMITAQGGDPDAPLPSARETHTVTAPAGGVLTRLDAYGVGVAAWRLGAGRARKEDPVSFGAGVICHAKPGDTVSAGQPLLTLHGDDEARFARALESLDGAYEIEDGGAASPHPLIIDRIA encoded by the coding sequence GTGGACGCCATTGACGTCATCCGCGCCAAGCGCGACGGCGGGGCGCTGACCCCCGCGCAGATCGACTGGGCGGTGGACGCCTACACGCGGGGCGCGATCGCCGAGGAGCAGATGTCGGCGCTCGCGATGGCGGTCCTGCTGAACGGCATGACCCGGGCCGAGGTGGCGCGGTGGACGGAGGCGATGATCCGCTCCGGGGAGCGGATGGACTGGTCGGCGCTGGACCGCCCGACCACCGACAAGCACTCCACCGGCGGCGTCGGCGACAAGATCACGCTGCCGCTGGCGCCGCTGGTGGCGGCGTGCGGCGCGGCCGTCCCGCAGCTGTCCGGCCGGGGCCTCGGCCACACCGGCGGCACGCTGGACAAGCTGGAGTCGATCCCCGGCTGGAAGGCGTCGCTGTCGAACGCCGAGATGCTGGACGTGCTGCGCTCGGCGGGCGCGGTGATCTGCGCTGCGGGCAGCGGCCTGGCCCCCGCCGACCGCAAGCTGTACGCGCTGCGCGACGTGACCGGCACGGTGGAGTCGATCCCGCTGATCGCGTCCTCGATCATGTCGAAGAAGATCGCGGAGGGGACGGGCGCGCTCGTCCTGGACGTCAAGGTCGGCTCCGGCGCGTTCATGAAGACGGTCGAGAACGCCCGCGAGCTGGCCGAGACGATGGTCGCGATCGGCACCGACCACGGGCTGCGCACGGTCGCGCTGCTCACCGCCATGGACCGGCCGCTCGGCAACGCGGTCGGCAACGCGGTCGAGGTCGCCGAGTCGGTGGAGGTGCTCGCGGGCGGCGGCCCGTCCGACGTGGTGGAGCTGACCCTGACCCTGGCCCGCGAGATGCTCGCCGCCGCCGGGATCGCGGGCAGGGACCCGGCGGACGCGCTGAAGGACGGCTCCGCCATGGACGTCTGGCGCCGCATGATCACCGCCCAGGGCGGCGACCCGGACGCGCCGCTGCCGTCCGCCCGCGAGACCCACACGGTCACCGCGCCGGCCGGCGGCGTCCTGACCCGCCTGGACGCCTACGGGGTGGGCGTCGCGGCGTGGCGGCTCGGCGCCGGCCGGGCCCGCAAGGAGGACCCGGTCTCCTTCGGCGCGGGCGTGATCTGCCACGCCAAGCCGGGCGACACGGTCAGTGCGGGGCAGCCGCTCCTGACCCTGCACGGCGACGACGAGGCCCGCTTCGCCCGCGCCCTGGAGTCCCTGGACGGCGCCTACGAGATCGAGGACGGCGGAGCCGCGTCCCCGCATCCGCTGATCATCGACCGGATCGCCTGA
- a CDS encoding cytidine deaminase, whose amino-acid sequence MEIDWPGLRTAAREAMTRAYCPYSGFPVGAAALVDDGRIITGCNVENASYGVGLCAECSLVSALHGPGKGERPRLVAVSVVDKHGDPVMPCGRCRQLLWEHGGAPMLLETVRGVQPMSDVLPDAFGPDDLIERA is encoded by the coding sequence ATGGAGATCGACTGGCCTGGCCTGCGCACTGCCGCGCGGGAGGCGATGACGCGCGCGTACTGCCCGTACTCGGGGTTCCCGGTCGGCGCCGCCGCGCTGGTGGACGACGGCCGGATCATCACCGGGTGCAATGTCGAGAACGCCTCGTACGGGGTCGGGCTCTGCGCCGAGTGCTCGCTCGTGTCGGCGCTGCACGGCCCCGGCAAGGGGGAGCGGCCCCGCCTCGTCGCGGTGTCGGTCGTCGACAAGCACGGCGACCCGGTGATGCCGTGCGGGCGCTGCCGGCAGCTCCTCTGGGAGCACGGCGGCGCGCCGATGCTGCTGGAGACCGTCCGCGGCGTCCAGCCCATGTCGGACGTCCTCCCGGACGCCTTCGGCCCCGACGATTTGATCGAGAGAGCGTGA
- a CDS encoding ABC transporter permease, which translates to MSAATDAVATVKAAKGKIRLRWPHYLLIISGLLVLLSLVRVIDDANPVTSSGTVSAALRLAVPIFLAGLGGLWSERSGVINIGLEGMMILGTWTGAWAGYQWGPWIGVLAGIIGGALGGLLHAIATVSFGVDHIVSGVAINILGLGLTQFLAGLIFDTGEAKALGGGPRQSPPVDPIMTLTLPVLSGGKVGGWQSPDWLGSLEDRHWFLLSDLAGITRGLTSDMSLLTLVALLLVPLSFVILWRTPFGLRIRSCGEDPYAAESLGVQVYRMKYAAVIISGGFSGLAGAFLVTVAAPLYQDGQTNGRGFIGLAAMIFGNWRPGGLAAGSLLFGYTDAMNVRGGGQAVHALLLFVAILLIAVAVWQALRANRLRGRVTTDLARREVRNAYLGAVLSLVAAAGLLVWFLMSEIVPGELVSFTPHLTTLLVLALASQRLRMPAANGVRYRRGEAR; encoded by the coding sequence ATGAGCGCCGCGACCGATGCGGTGGCCACCGTGAAGGCCGCCAAGGGCAAGATCCGGCTGCGCTGGCCGCACTACCTACTGATCATCTCCGGGCTGCTGGTGCTGCTGTCGCTGGTCCGCGTCATCGACGACGCCAACCCGGTGACCTCCAGCGGGACGGTCAGCGCCGCGCTGCGCCTCGCCGTGCCGATCTTCCTGGCCGGTCTCGGCGGGCTCTGGTCGGAGCGGTCCGGGGTGATCAACATCGGTCTTGAGGGCATGATGATCCTCGGCACCTGGACGGGCGCCTGGGCCGGCTACCAGTGGGGCCCGTGGATCGGCGTCCTCGCCGGGATCATCGGCGGCGCGCTCGGCGGGCTGCTGCACGCCATCGCGACCGTGTCGTTCGGCGTCGACCACATCGTGTCCGGTGTCGCGATCAACATCCTCGGGCTGGGCCTGACCCAGTTCCTGGCCGGGCTGATCTTCGACACCGGGGAGGCGAAGGCGCTCGGCGGCGGCCCCCGGCAGTCCCCGCCGGTCGATCCGATCATGACGCTGACGCTGCCGGTGCTGTCCGGCGGCAAGGTCGGCGGCTGGCAGAGCCCCGACTGGCTCGGCTCGCTGGAGGACCGGCACTGGTTCCTGCTGTCGGACCTCGCCGGCATCACCCGCGGGCTGACCAGCGACATGTCGCTGCTGACGCTGGTGGCGCTGCTGCTCGTCCCGCTGAGCTTCGTGATCCTGTGGCGGACCCCGTTCGGCCTGCGCATCCGCTCCTGCGGCGAGGACCCGTACGCGGCCGAGTCGCTCGGCGTGCAGGTGTACCGGATGAAGTACGCCGCCGTGATCATCTCGGGCGGGTTCTCCGGCCTCGCCGGCGCGTTCCTCGTCACCGTCGCCGCCCCGCTCTACCAGGACGGCCAGACCAACGGCCGCGGCTTCATCGGCCTCGCCGCCATGATCTTCGGCAACTGGCGGCCGGGCGGGCTCGCCGCGGGCTCGCTGCTGTTCGGCTACACCGACGCGATGAACGTGCGCGGCGGCGGGCAGGCCGTCCACGCGCTGCTGCTGTTCGTCGCGATCCTGCTGATCGCCGTCGCGGTCTGGCAGGCGCTGCGGGCGAACCGGCTGCGCGGCCGGGTGACCACCGACCTCGCCCGCCGCGAGGTCCGCAACGCCTACCTCGGCGCGGTGCTGTCGCTGGTGGCGGCGGCCGGGCTGCTCGTCTGGTTCCTGATGAGCGAGATCGTCCCCGGTGAGCTGGTCTCCTTCACCCCGCACCTGACGACGCTCCTCGTCCTGGCCCTGGCCAGCCAACGCCTCCGCATGCCCGCCGCCAACGGCGTCCGGTACCGGCGGGGCGAGGCACGGTGA
- a CDS encoding ABC transporter permease: MSGPKDPTPPGDGEPPEAPEPAKPAEPAEPAERAESAEETPKDAPPAAPEDAGKGVPEPVPAWKAILRGMGPTGLGLKIGAPVLALLISLGITMILLRVTGADPISSIQSMVDYGTTENSIVDILNRATRYYLSAVAVAIGFRMALLNIGVDGQYRIAAFLAAALGGAVALPAPLGQLLVIVAAMVVGGLWAAIAGVLKVTRGVSEVLSTIMLNAIATGVIAYLLNDKRLAEVRPGSNNVATAQIPESGRVGSLNGFLSSIGIDLPGDVYGLLPLAVLVGIVFWVVINYTRFGFDLRVSGLSASAAQASGVNARRMIVYTMIASGVVAGLIGMPELLGASYEYSLNFPAGLGFTGITVALLGRNHPAGIALAALLFAFLDQTSDVLQEVDVPKEIVGVMQGVVVLTVVIVYELVRRWEIRLQQRAVAAELATGHDLAREAAGSAS, translated from the coding sequence ATGAGCGGGCCGAAGGACCCGACGCCCCCGGGCGACGGCGAACCCCCCGAGGCCCCCGAGCCCGCGAAGCCCGCGGAGCCCGCGGAGCCCGCGGAGCGCGCCGAGTCCGCCGAGGAGACGCCGAAGGACGCGCCGCCCGCCGCCCCGGAGGACGCCGGCAAGGGCGTCCCGGAGCCGGTGCCGGCGTGGAAGGCGATCCTGCGCGGGATGGGCCCGACCGGGCTCGGCCTGAAGATCGGCGCGCCGGTGCTGGCGCTGCTGATCTCGCTCGGCATCACGATGATCCTGCTGCGGGTCACCGGCGCCGACCCGATCAGCTCGATCCAGAGCATGGTCGACTACGGCACCACCGAGAACTCGATCGTCGACATCCTCAACCGCGCGACCCGGTACTACCTGTCGGCGGTCGCGGTGGCGATCGGCTTCCGGATGGCGCTGCTGAACATCGGCGTGGACGGCCAGTACCGGATCGCCGCGTTCCTCGCCGCCGCCCTCGGCGGCGCGGTCGCGCTGCCCGCGCCGCTCGGCCAGCTGCTGGTGATCGTCGCGGCGATGGTGGTCGGCGGGCTGTGGGCCGCGATCGCGGGCGTGCTGAAGGTGACCCGCGGGGTCAGCGAGGTGCTGTCCACGATCATGCTGAACGCGATCGCGACCGGCGTCATCGCCTACCTGCTGAACGACAAGCGGCTCGCCGAGGTGCGGCCGGGCAGCAACAACGTCGCGACCGCGCAGATCCCCGAGTCGGGACGGGTCGGGTCGCTGAACGGCTTCCTGTCCTCGATCGGCATCGACCTGCCCGGCGACGTGTACGGGCTGCTGCCGCTCGCGGTCCTCGTCGGGATCGTGTTCTGGGTCGTGATCAACTACACCCGGTTCGGCTTCGACCTGAGGGTGTCGGGGCTGTCGGCGTCCGCCGCGCAGGCCAGCGGCGTCAACGCCCGCCGCATGATCGTCTACACGATGATCGCGTCCGGCGTGGTGGCCGGCCTGATCGGCATGCCGGAGCTGCTCGGCGCGTCCTATGAGTACTCGCTGAACTTCCCGGCCGGGCTCGGCTTCACCGGCATCACGGTGGCGCTGCTCGGGCGCAACCATCCGGCCGGCATCGCGCTCGCCGCGCTGCTGTTCGCGTTCCTCGACCAGACCTCCGACGTGCTCCAGGAGGTCGACGTGCCGAAGGAGATCGTCGGGGTCATGCAGGGCGTGGTCGTGCTGACCGTCGTCATCGTGTACGAGCTCGTCCGGCGCTGGGAGATCCGGCTGCAGCAGCGGGCCGTCGCCGCCGAACTGGCCACCGGCCACGACCTGGCCCGCGAGGCCGCTGGGAGCGCCTCATGA
- a CDS encoding ABC transporter ATP-binding protein, translating to MPDQVPAVRLTSITKRFPGVVANRDINLTIERGEVHALCGENGAGKSTLMKILYGMQRPDEGTIEVDGEQVSFRTPADAIGRGIGMVHQHFKLADNLTVLENVVLGAEPRGKGWRRGRIDFAAARAKIKEMARAYGLRVDPDTLVEDLGVGERQRVEILKVLYRGARVLILDEPTAVLVPQEVDELFGNLRELRAEGLTVLFISHKLDEVLAVADTISVIRRGTTVATRLDPAGVTSRRLAELMVGSELPTPELRESTVTEDVQLDIGGLTVLTSEGRPVVDDVSLRIRRGEIVGLAGVEGNGQTELIEAIMGIRHADTGTIVYGGDDIAHWATRRRREAGIAYIPEDRHRHGLILEGTLWENRMLGHQTRRPNVRGPWTDRRGARRDTTRIVREYDVRTPGIEVPAAALSGGNQQKLIVGREMSGDPHLLIAAHPTRGIDVGAQAAIWDYLRQARADGLAVLLISADLEELIGMSDTLHVILRGRLVAEVDPRTVTPEELGSAMTGAGGAS from the coding sequence GTGCCTGACCAGGTGCCGGCCGTGCGGCTGACATCGATCACCAAGCGGTTCCCCGGAGTGGTGGCCAACCGCGACATCAACCTCACCATCGAGCGCGGCGAGGTGCACGCGCTCTGCGGCGAGAACGGCGCCGGCAAGTCCACGCTGATGAAGATCCTCTACGGGATGCAGCGGCCGGACGAGGGCACCATCGAGGTCGACGGCGAGCAGGTCTCCTTCCGGACCCCGGCCGACGCGATCGGCCGCGGCATCGGCATGGTCCACCAGCACTTCAAGCTGGCCGACAACCTGACCGTGCTGGAGAACGTGGTCCTCGGCGCCGAGCCCCGCGGCAAGGGGTGGCGGCGCGGCCGGATCGACTTCGCCGCCGCCCGCGCCAAGATCAAGGAGATGGCGCGGGCCTACGGGCTGCGCGTCGACCCCGACACGCTGGTGGAGGACCTCGGCGTCGGCGAGCGGCAGCGCGTGGAGATCCTCAAGGTGCTGTACCGGGGCGCCCGCGTGCTGATCCTGGACGAGCCGACCGCGGTGCTCGTCCCGCAGGAGGTCGACGAGCTGTTCGGCAACCTGCGGGAGCTGCGCGCCGAGGGCCTCACCGTGCTGTTCATCTCGCACAAGCTGGACGAGGTGCTCGCCGTCGCCGACACCATCTCGGTGATCCGGCGCGGCACCACCGTCGCGACCCGGCTCGACCCCGCCGGGGTCACCTCCCGGCGGCTCGCCGAGCTGATGGTCGGGTCCGAGCTGCCCACCCCCGAGCTGCGCGAGTCGACCGTCACCGAGGACGTCCAGCTGGACATCGGCGGGCTGACGGTGCTGACCTCCGAGGGCCGTCCCGTGGTGGACGACGTGTCGTTGCGCATCCGGCGCGGGGAGATCGTCGGGCTGGCCGGGGTCGAGGGCAACGGGCAGACCGAGCTCATCGAAGCGATCATGGGCATCCGGCACGCCGACACCGGCACGATCGTGTACGGCGGCGACGACATCGCGCACTGGGCGACCCGGCGGCGCCGCGAGGCCGGCATCGCCTACATCCCGGAGGACCGGCACCGGCACGGGCTCATCCTGGAGGGGACGCTCTGGGAGAACCGGATGCTCGGCCACCAGACCCGCAGGCCGAACGTCCGCGGCCCCTGGACGGACCGGCGCGGCGCCCGCCGCGACACCACCCGGATCGTCCGCGAGTACGACGTCCGGACACCGGGCATCGAGGTGCCCGCCGCCGCGCTGTCGGGCGGCAACCAGCAGAAGCTCATCGTCGGCCGGGAGATGTCCGGCGACCCGCACCTGCTGATCGCCGCGCACCCGACGCGCGGCATCGACGTCGGCGCCCAGGCCGCCATCTGGGACTACCTGCGGCAGGCCCGCGCGGACGGGCTGGCCGTGCTGCTGATCAGCGCCGATCTTGAGGAACTCATCGGTATGTCCGACACCCTGCACGTGATCCTGCGGGGCCGGCTGGTCGCGGAGGTCGATCCGCGGACCGTCACCCCCGAGGAGCTCGGCTCCGCGATGACCGGCGCCGGCGGCGCCTCATGA
- a CDS encoding BMP family protein, producing MTGAALLLSASACGGKKADTGDGADDGGKKTLKIGLAFDIGGRGDQSFNDSAAAGLDKAKKDLNVQTEEISAKPDEPDSDKESRLRLLANKGYNPIIGVGFAYTTSIVKVAKDFPNTKFLVVDADQCKVDGANVHGACFAEEQGSFLVGAAAALKSKSGTIGFIGGVNVPLIHKFQAGYEAGAKAAKPSIKILPAKYLTEPPNYNGFKDTSLGNEAAKGQLDQGADVIYHAAGGAGIGVIKTVGGAGKWAIGVDSDQYNQPAVAGVKQHILTSMVKHVDLSVFDFVESVAKGTFKAGTTTYDLKNDGVGYATSGGNVDDIKAKLDEFKAKIVSGEIKVPTDT from the coding sequence GTGACGGGTGCGGCGCTGCTGCTCAGCGCTTCCGCGTGCGGCGGCAAGAAGGCGGACACCGGTGACGGTGCCGACGATGGCGGCAAGAAGACCCTCAAGATCGGTCTGGCCTTCGACATCGGCGGCCGCGGCGACCAGTCCTTCAACGACTCGGCCGCCGCGGGCCTCGACAAGGCCAAGAAGGACCTCAACGTCCAGACCGAGGAGATCTCGGCCAAGCCGGACGAGCCGGACTCCGACAAGGAGTCCCGCCTGCGGCTGCTCGCCAACAAGGGCTACAACCCGATCATCGGTGTCGGCTTCGCCTACACCACCTCGATCGTCAAGGTCGCCAAGGACTTCCCGAACACCAAGTTCCTCGTCGTCGACGCCGACCAGTGCAAGGTCGACGGCGCGAACGTCCACGGCGCCTGCTTCGCGGAGGAGCAGGGCTCGTTCCTCGTCGGCGCGGCCGCGGCGCTGAAGTCCAAGTCCGGCACGATCGGGTTCATCGGCGGCGTCAACGTGCCGCTGATCCACAAGTTCCAGGCGGGCTACGAGGCGGGCGCGAAGGCCGCCAAGCCGAGCATCAAGATCCTGCCGGCGAAGTACCTGACCGAGCCGCCGAACTACAACGGCTTCAAGGACACCAGCCTCGGCAACGAGGCCGCCAAGGGCCAGCTCGACCAGGGCGCGGACGTCATCTACCACGCCGCGGGCGGCGCCGGCATCGGCGTCATCAAGACCGTCGGCGGGGCCGGCAAGTGGGCCATCGGCGTCGACTCCGACCAGTACAACCAGCCCGCGGTCGCCGGGGTGAAGCAGCACATCCTCACCTCGATGGTGAAGCACGTCGACCTCTCGGTGTTCGACTTCGTCGAGAGCGTCGCCAAGGGCACCTTCAAGGCGGGCACGACGACGTACGACCTCAAGAACGACGGGGTCGGCTACGCGACGTCCGGCGGCAACGTCGACGACATCAAGGCCAAGCTGGACGAGTTCAAGGCCAAGATCGTCAGCGGCGAGATCAAGGTCCCGACCGACACGTGA